From Nicotiana tabacum cultivar K326 chromosome 22, ASM71507v2, whole genome shotgun sequence, one genomic window encodes:
- the LOC142176579 gene encoding uncharacterized protein LOC142176579 — translation MQISKRRKGKKRQHVIPISKEIVIEILRRVPCQDLTENLKKVCMEWCSIIYSGSFAYSQIEHRILKSSSSFSQMEAVVITLADDQHSQVIVSSLEWHSNQNHSFQDLKTKDLYTTKDVLVQTWLPMPRRRIMRVNPVNGFVCFWSTTDHSRFHIFNPVTKEHVTTPTNTYLGKNMNDDPSAVGLGICPLSYEYKVVVLDNTESGKIKPSIFTIGKDYLWRSLKEIPHHILAEVQTVAYVKGVLYWYTKTCTSAHYLTTYQIKTTKTLICFDVTKEEFDMIVVSFESLKKQVISIAEKGGRLCLVIINYGPICSLLIEVYVAHNINDLSSLNSWKKELTVTAPSIAYNLELEFVHIIIVTDEILVIQLDERGVGFFDVATGKLLGLYYVPFQGTAIPYVPSLVALRHRPLLASSS, via the exons ATGCAGATTTCAAAGagaagaaagggaaagaaaaggcaACATGTCATTCCTATATCTAAAGAAATTGTTATTGAGATATTACGAAGAGTACCTTGCCAAGATTTGACTGAAAATTTAAAGAAGGTATGCATGGAATGGTGTTCGATCATCTACAGTGGGAGCTTTGCCTACTCACAGATTGAACACAGAATATTAAAATCCTCATCATCGTTCTCTCAAATGGAAGCAGTTGTTATTACTTTGGCTGATGATCAACATTCTCAAGTCATAGTTTCTTCCTTAGAATGGCACAGTAATCAAAACCATTCATTCCAAGATTTGAAGACTAAAGACTTATATACAACAAAAGATGTATTGGTCCAGACATGGTTACCAATGCCACGGAGGCGAATTATGAGGGTGAATCCTGTGAATGGTTTCGTTTGTTTCTGGTCTACTACTGATCATTCTCGTTTCCATATCTTCAATCCTGTCACCAAAGAACATGTCACAACTCCAACAAATACATATCTAG GTAAGAATATGAATGATGATCCTTCTGCAGTGGGCTTAGGAATTTGCCCACTTTCGTATGAATACAAGGTGGTTGTTCTTGATAATACAGAATCAGGTAAGATTAAACCTTCGATTTTCACTATTGGAAAAGACTATTTATGGAGGTCTTTGAAAGAAATTCCACATCATATTCTTGCTGAAGTTCAGACAGTTGCATATGTAAAGGGGGTATTATATTGGTACACAAAGACTTGTACTTCTGCCCATTATCTTACTACATATCAAATTAAGACGACAAAAACCCTCATTTGTTTTGATGTTACTAAGGAAGAATTTGATATGATTGTGGTTTCTTTTGAAAGCCTAaaaaaacaagtaataagtatAGCAGAAAAGGGAGGAAGGCTTTGTTTGGTGATCATAAATTATGGTCCGATTTGCTCCCTCTTGATCGAGGTATATGTTGCCCATAATATAAATGATTTGAGTAGCTTAAATTCGTGGAAGAAAGAGTTGACTGTGACTGCTCCTAGTATTGCATATAACTTAGAACTAGAATTTGTGCACATCATAATTGTTACAGATGAGATTTTGGTGATTCAACTTGACGAGAGAGGCGTTGGGTTTTTCGATGTTGCAACTGGAAAGCTGTTGGGTTTATATTATGTGCCTTTTCAGGGAACGGCAATCCCTTATGTGCCAAGTTTGGTCGCTCTTCGCCATCGCCCACTACTTGCTTCCTCCTCTTGA